The Nycticebus coucang isolate mNycCou1 chromosome 15, mNycCou1.pri, whole genome shotgun sequence genome has a segment encoding these proteins:
- the CPB2 gene encoding carboxypeptidase B2 isoform X3, which translates to MKFCSFGVLVAIILSCEQHVFTFQRVLLEDVEASIQQQISNNTVNPRASSSYYEQYHSLDEIYSWIEYMTEKYPDMVKKIHIGSSYEKHPLYVLKVSGKEQKAKNAIWIDCGIHAREWISPAFCLWFVGSVTYLYGINERSTNLLNNVDFYVMPLINVDGYDYTWKKDRMWRKNRSLHGNNGCIGTDLNRNFASKHWCEEGASSFSCSEIYCGPYPESEPEAQAVANFLRRNIDHIKAYISMHSYSQKIVFPYSYSKIKSKDHEELSLVASEAVRAIKNVHKNIRYTYGSGSESIYLAPGGSDDWIYDLGVKYSFTIELRDTGNHGFLLPQSYIRPTCEEARAAVSEIAWHVIRNV; encoded by the exons AGTCTTGCTGGAAGATGTGGAAGCTAGTATTCAACAGCAGATCTCCAACAACACGGTCAACCCCCGGGCCTCCTCATCATACTATGAACAGTATCACTCGCTAGATGAA ATTTATTCTTGGATAGAATACATGACTGAGAAGTATCCTGATATGGTTAAAAAAATCCACATTGGATCCTCATATGAGAAGCATCCACTTTACGTTTTAAAG gtttctggaaaagaacaaaaagccaAAAATGCAATATGGATTGACTGTGGAATCCATGCCAGAGAGTGGATCTCTCCTGCTTTCTGCTTGTGGTTCGTAGGCAGC GTAACCTATTTATATGGAATAAATGAGAGGTCTACCAATCTTCTGAATAACGTGGATTTCTATGTTATGCCACTGATTAATGTGGATGGTTATGACTACACATGGAAAAAG GATCGAATGTGGAGAAAGAACCGTTCTCTCCATGGGAACAATGGCTGCATTGGAACAGACCTGAATAGGAACTTTGCTTCCAAACACTGGTGTG AGGAAGGCGCATCAAGTTTTTCATGCTCAGAAATCTATTGTGGACCTTATCCTGAGTCAGAACCAGAAGCACAGGCGGTGGCTAATTTCCTGAGAAGAAATATTGACCACATTAAAGCTTATATCAGCATGCATTCATACTCCCAGAAGATAGTGTTTCCATATTCCTACAgcaaaatcaaaagcaaagaccatgAGGAGCTG TCTCTAGTGGCCAGTGAAGCAGTTCGTGCTATTAAGAATGTTCACAAAAATATAAGGTATACATATGGCAGTGGCTCAGAAAGTATAT acctAGCTCCTGGAGGTTCAGATGATTGGATCTATGATTTGGGCGTCAAGTATTCGTTTACAATTGAACTTCGAGATACAGGCAATCATGGATTCTTGTTGCCACAGAGTTACATCAGGCCTACTTGTGAAGAAGCTCGAGCGGCTGTTTCTGAAATAGCTTGGCATGTCATTAGGAATGTTTAA
- the CPB2 gene encoding carboxypeptidase B2 isoform X1 → MKFCSFGVLVAIILSCEQHVFTFQSGQVLSALPRTSRQVQVLQNLTTTYEIVLWQPVTADIIEKKKEVHFFVNASDVSNVKAHLNVNSIVFRVLLEDVEASIQQQISNNTVNPRASSSYYEQYHSLDEIYSWIEYMTEKYPDMVKKIHIGSSYEKHPLYVLKVSGKEQKAKNAIWIDCGIHAREWISPAFCLWFVGSVTYLYGINERSTNLLNNVDFYVMPLINVDGYDYTWKKDRMWRKNRSLHGNNGCIGTDLNRNFASKHWCEEGASSFSCSEIYCGPYPESEPEAQAVANFLRRNIDHIKAYISMHSYSQKIVFPYSYSKIKSKDHEELSLVASEAVRAIKNVHKNIRYTYGSGSESIYLAPGGSDDWIYDLGVKYSFTIELRDTGNHGFLLPQSYIRPTCEEARAAVSEIAWHVIRNV, encoded by the exons TGGCCAGGTTTTATCTGCTCTTCCTAGAACCTCTAGGCAAGTTCAAGTTCTGCAGAATCTTACTACAACATACGAg ATTGTTCTCTGGCAGCCAGTAACAGCTGATATtattgagaagaaaaaagaagtccACTTTTTTGTGAACGCATCTGATGTAAGCAATGTGAAAGCCCATTTAAATGTGAACAGCATTGTATTCAG AGTCTTGCTGGAAGATGTGGAAGCTAGTATTCAACAGCAGATCTCCAACAACACGGTCAACCCCCGGGCCTCCTCATCATACTATGAACAGTATCACTCGCTAGATGAA ATTTATTCTTGGATAGAATACATGACTGAGAAGTATCCTGATATGGTTAAAAAAATCCACATTGGATCCTCATATGAGAAGCATCCACTTTACGTTTTAAAG gtttctggaaaagaacaaaaagccaAAAATGCAATATGGATTGACTGTGGAATCCATGCCAGAGAGTGGATCTCTCCTGCTTTCTGCTTGTGGTTCGTAGGCAGC GTAACCTATTTATATGGAATAAATGAGAGGTCTACCAATCTTCTGAATAACGTGGATTTCTATGTTATGCCACTGATTAATGTGGATGGTTATGACTACACATGGAAAAAG GATCGAATGTGGAGAAAGAACCGTTCTCTCCATGGGAACAATGGCTGCATTGGAACAGACCTGAATAGGAACTTTGCTTCCAAACACTGGTGTG AGGAAGGCGCATCAAGTTTTTCATGCTCAGAAATCTATTGTGGACCTTATCCTGAGTCAGAACCAGAAGCACAGGCGGTGGCTAATTTCCTGAGAAGAAATATTGACCACATTAAAGCTTATATCAGCATGCATTCATACTCCCAGAAGATAGTGTTTCCATATTCCTACAgcaaaatcaaaagcaaagaccatgAGGAGCTG TCTCTAGTGGCCAGTGAAGCAGTTCGTGCTATTAAGAATGTTCACAAAAATATAAGGTATACATATGGCAGTGGCTCAGAAAGTATAT acctAGCTCCTGGAGGTTCAGATGATTGGATCTATGATTTGGGCGTCAAGTATTCGTTTACAATTGAACTTCGAGATACAGGCAATCATGGATTCTTGTTGCCACAGAGTTACATCAGGCCTACTTGTGAAGAAGCTCGAGCGGCTGTTTCTGAAATAGCTTGGCATGTCATTAGGAATGTTTAA
- the CPB2 gene encoding carboxypeptidase B2 isoform X2 — protein sequence MKFCSFGVLVAIILSCEQHVFTFQSGQVLSALPRTSRQVQVLQNLTTTYEIVLWQPVTADIIEKKKEVHFFVNASDVSNVKAHLNVNSIVFRVLLEDVEASIQQQISNNTVNPRASSSYYEQYHSLDEIYSWIEYMTEKYPDMVKKIHIGSSYEKHPLYVLKVTYLYGINERSTNLLNNVDFYVMPLINVDGYDYTWKKDRMWRKNRSLHGNNGCIGTDLNRNFASKHWCEEGASSFSCSEIYCGPYPESEPEAQAVANFLRRNIDHIKAYISMHSYSQKIVFPYSYSKIKSKDHEELSLVASEAVRAIKNVHKNIRYTYGSGSESIYLAPGGSDDWIYDLGVKYSFTIELRDTGNHGFLLPQSYIRPTCEEARAAVSEIAWHVIRNV from the exons TGGCCAGGTTTTATCTGCTCTTCCTAGAACCTCTAGGCAAGTTCAAGTTCTGCAGAATCTTACTACAACATACGAg ATTGTTCTCTGGCAGCCAGTAACAGCTGATATtattgagaagaaaaaagaagtccACTTTTTTGTGAACGCATCTGATGTAAGCAATGTGAAAGCCCATTTAAATGTGAACAGCATTGTATTCAG AGTCTTGCTGGAAGATGTGGAAGCTAGTATTCAACAGCAGATCTCCAACAACACGGTCAACCCCCGGGCCTCCTCATCATACTATGAACAGTATCACTCGCTAGATGAA ATTTATTCTTGGATAGAATACATGACTGAGAAGTATCCTGATATGGTTAAAAAAATCCACATTGGATCCTCATATGAGAAGCATCCACTTTACGTTTTAAAG GTAACCTATTTATATGGAATAAATGAGAGGTCTACCAATCTTCTGAATAACGTGGATTTCTATGTTATGCCACTGATTAATGTGGATGGTTATGACTACACATGGAAAAAG GATCGAATGTGGAGAAAGAACCGTTCTCTCCATGGGAACAATGGCTGCATTGGAACAGACCTGAATAGGAACTTTGCTTCCAAACACTGGTGTG AGGAAGGCGCATCAAGTTTTTCATGCTCAGAAATCTATTGTGGACCTTATCCTGAGTCAGAACCAGAAGCACAGGCGGTGGCTAATTTCCTGAGAAGAAATATTGACCACATTAAAGCTTATATCAGCATGCATTCATACTCCCAGAAGATAGTGTTTCCATATTCCTACAgcaaaatcaaaagcaaagaccatgAGGAGCTG TCTCTAGTGGCCAGTGAAGCAGTTCGTGCTATTAAGAATGTTCACAAAAATATAAGGTATACATATGGCAGTGGCTCAGAAAGTATAT acctAGCTCCTGGAGGTTCAGATGATTGGATCTATGATTTGGGCGTCAAGTATTCGTTTACAATTGAACTTCGAGATACAGGCAATCATGGATTCTTGTTGCCACAGAGTTACATCAGGCCTACTTGTGAAGAAGCTCGAGCGGCTGTTTCTGAAATAGCTTGGCATGTCATTAGGAATGTTTAA